From the genome of Streptococcus marmotae, one region includes:
- the ruvA gene encoding Holliday junction branch migration protein RuvA, with translation MYDYIKGILTKITTKYIVVEVGGIGFILQVANPYAYSGDMNQQVTIYTHQVIREDAHLLYGFRTEAEKSVFLNLISVSGIGPTTALAIVAVDDNDGLVRAIEQKNITYLTKFPKIGKKTAQQMVLDLEGKFVLSEQAEVPSLAVEESANTALNEAMEAMEALGYRPAELKKIKKFFEGTTDTAENYIKSALKMLMK, from the coding sequence ATGTACGATTATATCAAAGGAATCTTAACGAAAATAACAACTAAATATATTGTGGTCGAAGTAGGTGGCATCGGTTTTATTCTTCAAGTTGCCAATCCCTATGCCTACTCAGGTGACATGAATCAGCAGGTGACGATTTACACTCATCAGGTTATTCGTGAGGATGCCCACCTCTTGTATGGGTTTCGAACAGAGGCTGAAAAATCAGTTTTTCTGAACCTAATTTCTGTATCAGGAATTGGCCCCACAACTGCTCTTGCGATTGTTGCAGTAGATGACAACGACGGTTTGGTGCGAGCGATTGAACAGAAAAACATTACTTACTTGACTAAGTTTCCAAAGATTGGGAAAAAAACAGCCCAGCAAATGGTGCTTGATTTGGAAGGCAAATTTGTCTTATCAGAGCAAGCTGAAGTGCCAAGCCTAGCTGTTGAGGAATCCGCCAATACTGCTCTTAATGAAGCTATGGAAGCAATGGAGGCCTTGGGTTACCGTCCAGCCGAGTTGAAGAAAATCAAGAAATTCTTTGA